In Citrus sinensis cultivar Valencia sweet orange chromosome 3, DVS_A1.0, whole genome shotgun sequence, the sequence TTTGTATGTTTATCTTTTATGTAGAACAAGCAGCAACGCCGGACGATGAAGAGTGGTACTTTTTTAGTGAACTCCAAAAGAAGTATGCAAACAGTGATCGTGTTGATAGAACAACAAAAGTTGGTTCCTGGAAAGTGACTGGTGGCGATCGTCAAATTTGGGACAATTGTGGGAAAGAAGTTATTGGTGTGAAAAAGAACCTAGTTTTCCATAAAGGTCATGGTTCCAAGGCTAAGAAGACCAGCTGGGTTATTCATGAATATCATTCCAGTAAAGCTTCCATTCATCAGGCAATCTCTTCTGTTCTATACAACTTGTTTTTCTTCATATAGCAATTTTGTGAAACGAGGCTCTATTTAGTATTGGGATGTTATAGCCTTAAGTCGCAACTGCTTTGGATGGAATCTATAGCAAACCATAATTAGCTTAGCTTCTAAAATATAGTTAACCacacattttaaaaagttaattccctatatatatatatatatatatccaataAGTTTTCACTCGTAATTAAGTCGGTAGGGTGCAGCTTTATTTGATGGAAATTTTCTGTAACTTGAGAACAACACAAtcttatgatttttatttttatttttccccttGTGTGTAGAAACCTTATTATGTTCTATGTCGGTTAAGAGGAAAATTAGATGATAAACCCGAGAACTATAGCCGAGGTGAATCAAGTGGCCATGCAGGTTTCTGAGTATTCTTGTATGATGTCTGCAGCAACAGGGTGAGAAACATCAACCTAGCTcctaaattt encodes:
- the LOC102607406 gene encoding NAC domain-containing protein 96-like, which translates into the protein MDYNCLGYRFRPTEDEIITYFLQNKIHGHASRVRAINTLNICAFEPWELPEQAATPDDEEWYFFSELQKKYANSDRVDRTTKVGSWKVTGGDRQIWDNCGKEVIGVKKNLVFHKGHGSKAKKTSWVIHEYHSSKASIHQKPYYVLCRLRGKLDDKPENYSRGESSGHAGF